In Streptomyces sp. Li-HN-5-11, the sequence GCCGACCGGGCGGCCTTCGAGGAACTGCTCGCCGAGGCCGACGTCGTCGTCACCGGTTACCGGCCCGGCGCCCTGGACCGGTACGGGCTCTCCCCCGAGGCCCTGGCCGAACGGCGGCCCGGGGTGGTCGTGGCGCAGTTGTCGGCATGGGGCGCCTACGGCCCGTGGGGCGGGCGGCGCGGCTTCGACAGCCTCGTCCAGGTCGCCACCGGGATCGCGGCCGTCGAGGGCTCGGCGCGGCGGCCCGGTGCGCTGCCCGCGCAGGCCCTGGACCACGGCACCGGCTATCTGCTGGCGGCGGCGGTCCTGCGGGCGCTGACCGAGCAGTCGCAGGAGGGCGGCAGCCGGGTCGTACGGCTGGCTCTGGCGCGCACGGCAGCCTGGCTGACGGGCGGACGCGTGGGCGAGCCGTACGGCGACGACACCGCCGCCCCCTACGACGGGCCGGATCCCTGGCTCGGCGAGACGGACAGCCCGCTCGGCAGGCTCCGGTACGCCCGTACGCCCGTCGCCTTCGCCGGCGGCCCGGGCGACTGGACGCGGCCGCCCGGCCCCTGGGGAGCGGACGCTGCGCGCTGGGCATGAGCGAGCGGACGGCGGGCGCGACGCGGTGGCGCGCTGAGCGCCGTCGCCCGGTTGCCTGTGCCCGCTTGCCGCTGTTCGCGGCAGCCGGTGAAGATCCTTGGGTGACGCTGATACGACCCACCGCCAAGGCTGCCGACGGGAGCGGGAGGGGTCGGCGCGCCGCGACGGCCCGGGCGGTCGCCGCCCTCGGTCTGGTGGCGCTCGCGGGGCTGATCCCGCTGGTCGGCCCGTCCGCCGCCCTGCGCGGCACGGGTGAGGCCGCCGCCCCCGGCGCCGGCGGCACGGCCCTGCTGCGGGCGGTGCTGTTCGCGGCGATATGCGTCCCCGTGGGTGAGTTGTTCGTGAACCGGCTGGCCGGCCGCATACCCGGGGCCCCCTCGGTGCTGCCGCGCAGCTGGTCCCTGCGGGCGGCCGCCGCGGGTTTCCTCGCCGCCCTGGGCCTGGCCTGCGTGGTGGCCACCGGCGACCTGGTGCCGCACAGCCTGGCGGTGATCGACGTGGGCGGCCTCTACCGGACCCGGGACGGCTCACTGGCGCTGCTGGAGGTGAACGCGTTCCTCGTCGCGGGGCTGTGCGCGCTCTCGCGCCGCCCCTCGACCCAGCTGGTGCCGCTCGCCGTGGTGATCGTCGCCGAGGCCCTGCGCGCGCATCCCGGCACCGAGAGCAGTCCGCCGGCCGGCTCCGCCCTGACGTTCGTGCACCTGACCTGCGCGGCCCTGTGGGCGGGTGCGCTGCTGCACAGCCTGCGCACGCTGCGGTGGTGGCGCGGCGCGGAGGCGGGAGTGGTACTGCTGGGCCGCTACGCGCGCGTGGCGGCCGTACTGCTCGCCGGGGTCACCGCGACGGGGGTGTGCAGCGCTCTGCGCCGGATGCCGGCGGACACGGTGCTGCACCAGCTGACGACGACGGCGTACGGCCGCGCCCTGCTGGCCAAGGTGGTCCTCGTGGCCGGCGTCGCCGTGCTCGCCCTGTGGGCACGGATCCGGCTGGCCCGGGCGCCCGACCCGCTGACCGCGTGCGGCCCCGCCCGGGCGGAGGTCGCCGTCCTCGCGGTGGTGGTCATGGTGTCGGGCCTGCTGACCGCGCTGCCGCTGCCGATCCACTGGACCTGACCGAACCGACGTCCGGACCAGCCGCTTCAGACTCCGGCCGCCCCCAGCAGGGCCCCCGCCGCGTAGGTCACCGCCATGGCCAGCGCCCCGCCGGCCACGTTCCGCAGGACCGCGCGGCCCGGTCTCGCCGCTCCCAGCCGCGCGCTGCTCCAGCCCGTGAGGACGAGGGCGGCCAGGACGGACAGCACGGTCACCCCGAGGCGCCAGTGCGCCGGCGGCAGCACGATCGCCAGCAGGGGGAGCAGGGCACCGACCGTGAAGGCCAGGAAGCTCGCCCAGGCCGCGTGCCACGGGTTGGTCAGCTCGTCGGGGTCGATGCCGAGCTCCACGCGCGCGTGGGCTCGAAGCGCGTCCCGCGCGGTGAGCTGTTCGGCCGCCTCCCGAGCCACCTCGTGGGACAGTCCGCGGTCCTGGAGCAGCTCGGTCAGCTCCCGCAGTTCCGCCTCGGGCTGCTCGCGCAGCTCCCGCTTCTCCACGGCCAGCGCGGCCAGCTCCGAGTCCCGCTGGGTCGACACCGACACGTACTCCCCGGCCGCCATCGACATCGACCCGGCGAGCAGGCCGGCCAGCCCGGCGGTCAGCAGGGCCGATCGGGAGTCCGTGGCGCCGGCCACTCCGACGACCAGGCCCGCGGTGGAGACGATGCCGTCGTTCGCCCCGAGGACGGCGGCCCGCAGCCAGTTGAGGCGGGAGCCGAGCGCGCCGCCGTGGGCCTCCTCATGCATGGGTTCCGTCACACGACCGAGGATGGCACCCCGGCCGTCACCACACCCTCACCGACGCTCCCCGCGCGAACACCGGGCTCGTCGCGTCCTCGGGCGGTTCGGCCAGCGGCTCGGCCAGCTCCGCCACCGTCGGGCCCACCTTGGCCGCGACGGGGTCCAGCACGCCCAGGTCGAAGCCGTA encodes:
- a CDS encoding CopD family protein, whose product is MTLIRPTAKAADGSGRGRRAATARAVAALGLVALAGLIPLVGPSAALRGTGEAAAPGAGGTALLRAVLFAAICVPVGELFVNRLAGRIPGAPSVLPRSWSLRAAAAGFLAALGLACVVATGDLVPHSLAVIDVGGLYRTRDGSLALLEVNAFLVAGLCALSRRPSTQLVPLAVVIVAEALRAHPGTESSPPAGSALTFVHLTCAALWAGALLHSLRTLRWWRGAEAGVVLLGRYARVAAVLLAGVTATGVCSALRRMPADTVLHQLTTTAYGRALLAKVVLVAGVAVLALWARIRLARAPDPLTACGPARAEVAVLAVVVMVSGLLTALPLPIHWT
- a CDS encoding VIT family protein yields the protein MTEPMHEEAHGGALGSRLNWLRAAVLGANDGIVSTAGLVVGVAGATDSRSALLTAGLAGLLAGSMSMAAGEYVSVSTQRDSELAALAVEKRELREQPEAELRELTELLQDRGLSHEVAREAAEQLTARDALRAHARVELGIDPDELTNPWHAAWASFLAFTVGALLPLLAIVLPPAHWRLGVTVLSVLAALVLTGWSSARLGAARPGRAVLRNVAGGALAMAVTYAAGALLGAAGV